The following coding sequences lie in one Xanthomonas hortorum pv. pelargonii genomic window:
- the atpC gene encoding ATP synthase F1 subunit epsilon — protein sequence MAAANEQVSNTSTAHSLQLDIVSLSGALWSGEVREVSLPGSEGRFGVMARHTPLLTILAEGMLHIHPVSGEPLQIYVCGGYVEVQPDKVFVLADLAARSEDLDQARAEAARAAVTSPLATSLTDTAYAQVHMELLHRYSANLRHAASR from the coding sequence ATGGCAGCGGCCAACGAACAGGTGTCCAACACGTCCACTGCGCATTCCCTGCAGCTGGACATCGTCAGCCTGAGCGGTGCGTTGTGGAGCGGCGAAGTGCGCGAGGTCAGCCTTCCCGGAAGCGAGGGCCGCTTCGGCGTGATGGCGCGGCACACGCCGCTACTGACCATCCTGGCCGAAGGCATGCTGCATATCCACCCGGTCAGCGGCGAGCCGTTGCAAATCTATGTCTGCGGTGGCTACGTGGAAGTGCAGCCGGACAAGGTGTTCGTGCTCGCCGATCTGGCCGCACGCAGCGAAGACCTGGACCAGGCGCGCGCGGAAGCGGCGCGGGCTGCGGTCACCTCGCCACTGGCCACCAGCCTGACCGACACCGCCTACGCACAGGTGCACATGGAGTTATTGCATCGCTACAGCGCCAATCTGCGCCATGCGGCTTCTCGCTAG
- a CDS encoding nucleoside deaminase, with product MITTPDYRALLDTAIAEARQGLAEGGIPIGAALYHNDGRLLGCGHNRRVQENDPSVHGETDAFRKAGRQRRYKDTIMVTTLAPCWYCSGLVRQFNIGTVVVGESVTFQGGVSWLREHGVNVIDLQSQECIDLLGGYISANPDVWNEDIGED from the coding sequence ATGATCACCACCCCCGACTACCGCGCCCTGCTCGACACCGCCATCGCCGAAGCCCGCCAAGGCCTGGCCGAAGGCGGCATCCCGATCGGCGCTGCGCTGTATCACAACGACGGCCGCCTGCTCGGTTGCGGTCACAACCGCCGCGTGCAGGAAAACGACCCGTCCGTGCACGGCGAGACCGATGCCTTCCGCAAGGCCGGCCGCCAGCGCCGCTACAAGGACACCATCATGGTCACCACGCTGGCGCCGTGCTGGTACTGCAGCGGGCTGGTACGCCAGTTCAATATCGGCACGGTGGTGGTTGGCGAATCGGTCACGTTCCAGGGCGGCGTGTCCTGGCTGCGCGAGCACGGCGTCAACGTCATCGACCTGCAAAGCCAGGAATGCATCGACCTGCTGGGCGGCTATATTTCCGCCAACCCCGACGTGTGGAACGAAGACATCGGCGAGGACTGA
- a CDS encoding GNAT family N-acetyltransferase, translated as MSSSSSHSLSLRWQCLRFEQLSTTQLYALLRLRSDVFVVEQQCAYPELDGKDTLPGVLHLLGSTDTDVLAAYLRVLPPGVSYPEPSIGRVVIAAAQRGHGFAHALLREGLRVVQQHWPTSAVQLSAQSHLQAFYAAHGFTPSSAVYLEDGIPHIDMLRRADAATQELA; from the coding sequence ATGTCGTCTTCGTCCTCCCATTCGCTCTCACTGCGCTGGCAATGCCTGCGCTTCGAGCAACTGAGCACCACGCAGCTGTATGCGCTGCTGCGGCTGCGCTCGGATGTGTTTGTGGTGGAGCAGCAGTGCGCGTATCCGGAGCTGGATGGAAAGGACACCTTGCCAGGTGTACTGCATCTGCTCGGCAGCACCGATACCGATGTGTTGGCCGCGTATCTGCGCGTGTTGCCGCCCGGCGTGAGTTATCCCGAACCCAGTATTGGCCGGGTGGTCATTGCCGCCGCACAGCGTGGTCACGGCTTTGCGCATGCGCTGCTACGCGAAGGCTTGCGCGTGGTGCAGCAACACTGGCCGACCAGCGCCGTGCAACTGAGTGCGCAATCGCACCTGCAAGCGTTCTATGCCGCACACGGTTTTACGCCATCTTCCGCCGTGTATCTGGAAGACGGCATTCCCCACATCGACATGCTGCGTCGCGCCGACGCCGCCACCCAGGAGCTTGCATGA
- a CDS encoding HlyD family secretion protein has protein sequence MNTPADTTSLAEQQRRRRRRIGGVIGFGGLALLGVALVLYAWRLPPFVSAIEHTENALVHGQITVIAPQVSGYVTQVPVQDFAHVKHGQLLAKIDDRIYAQQLEQAKAQVQTAQANLSNWDQQRHSADATIAEQRAALSSNQAQRDRTRSAYARTQQLASRQLVSEQDRDTAFAARAQADAGVAQARAAVQAAEENARSVTVNRAALQAAVANAQAAVQLAQINLDNTRIVAPRDGQLGQLGVRQGAYVTNGTQLMSLVPDTLWIVANFKETQMAKIRIGQRASFSVDALNNARLHGRVQEISPAAGSEFSVLPADNATGNFVKIAQRIPLRISVDPGQPLAARLRAGMSVVVAIDTGSAVD, from the coding sequence ATGAATACACCTGCAGACACTACTTCCCTTGCCGAACAGCAGCGCCGCCGACGTCGCCGTATCGGTGGCGTGATCGGCTTCGGCGGGCTGGCCCTGCTCGGCGTTGCGCTGGTGCTGTATGCATGGCGCCTGCCGCCGTTTGTCAGTGCCATCGAGCACACCGAGAACGCGCTGGTGCACGGCCAGATTACGGTGATCGCGCCACAGGTCAGCGGCTATGTCACGCAGGTACCGGTGCAGGACTTTGCGCACGTCAAGCACGGCCAGTTGCTGGCCAAGATCGACGACCGCATCTATGCCCAGCAACTCGAACAGGCCAAGGCGCAGGTGCAGACCGCGCAAGCCAACCTGTCCAACTGGGACCAGCAGCGGCACAGCGCCGATGCGACGATTGCCGAACAACGCGCCGCACTGAGCAGCAATCAGGCCCAGCGCGATCGCACCCGTTCGGCGTACGCACGCACGCAGCAACTGGCCAGCCGGCAATTGGTCTCCGAACAGGATCGCGACACCGCATTTGCCGCACGCGCGCAGGCCGATGCCGGCGTGGCACAGGCACGCGCCGCGGTGCAGGCCGCCGAAGAAAATGCACGCAGCGTCACCGTCAATCGCGCCGCGCTGCAAGCGGCGGTTGCCAACGCGCAAGCGGCCGTGCAACTGGCGCAGATCAATCTGGACAACACGCGCATTGTTGCCCCGCGCGATGGCCAGCTCGGTCAGCTCGGCGTGCGCCAGGGCGCCTACGTCACCAATGGCACGCAGCTGATGTCGCTGGTGCCGGACACGCTGTGGATCGTGGCCAATTTCAAGGAAACCCAGATGGCGAAGATCCGCATAGGACAGCGCGCCAGCTTCAGCGTGGATGCGCTGAACAATGCGCGTCTGCACGGGCGCGTGCAGGAAATTTCCCCGGCCGCCGGTTCGGAGTTCAGCGTGTTGCCGGCCGATAACGCCACCGGCAATTTCGTCAAGATCGCCCAGCGCATTCCGCTGCGCATCAGCGTCGATCCCGGCCAGCCGCTGGCAGCGCGCCTGCGCGCAGGCATGTCGGTGGTGGTGGCAATCGACACCGGCAGCGCAGTCGACTAA
- a CDS encoding MFS transporter, which produces MRDKYVQRDWQPHEKPTLPGSASTPLHPTRRRIQYGLVGVVVALTGGLSNALVTANLTYLQGTLGAYATEMAWLPAAYVMTNMSANLLLVKFRQQFGLRRFTEIFLALYAAIAFAHLFVHSLSSAITVRAAHGLVGAALSSLGLYYVIQAFPARYRLKAVVTGLGVTQLALPLARVFSTDLLEFGEWQGLYLFEFGLAVFALACVLALKLPPSDRYRVFEPLDFLTFSLFAAGSAGLAAVLSLGRLLWWTSTPWLGVVLAASIVLLCTAAWIEHNRRNPMINTRWLASGDMLRLGLAILLIRLVLSEQSTGAIGFFQTLGLANTQLQTLFALMLLGAVVGVAASAWLINPARVAEHLIIAVAAICIGCFMDADATSLTRPEQMYVSQFLLAFGSTFFIGPAMVAGLGLVIAQPGNLISFVVLFGMAQNMGGLLGSALLGTVQVVREKYHSSQLVEHLVLSDPQVAARVQAYASLYGRSIGDPALRQAQGVRALGSVATREANVLAYNDVFLLIGCIAIATGLWILSVLVWRRYVRPPVSPTSSASTVRP; this is translated from the coding sequence GTGCGCGACAAGTACGTCCAGCGCGACTGGCAGCCCCATGAGAAGCCCACCCTGCCGGGGTCGGCCTCCACGCCCCTGCACCCCACCCGGCGGCGCATCCAGTACGGGCTGGTCGGCGTGGTGGTGGCGCTGACCGGTGGGCTGAGCAATGCGCTGGTCACCGCCAACCTGACCTATCTGCAAGGCACGCTGGGCGCCTACGCCACTGAAATGGCCTGGCTGCCTGCCGCCTATGTGATGACCAACATGTCGGCCAACCTGCTGCTGGTGAAGTTCCGCCAGCAGTTCGGGCTGCGCCGGTTCACCGAGATCTTCCTGGCGCTGTATGCGGCCATCGCCTTCGCGCATCTGTTCGTGCACAGCCTGAGCTCGGCCATCACCGTGCGTGCTGCGCACGGGCTGGTGGGCGCGGCGCTCAGTTCGCTGGGGCTGTATTACGTGATCCAGGCGTTTCCAGCCAGGTACCGGCTCAAGGCGGTGGTGACCGGGCTGGGGGTCACCCAACTCGCATTGCCGTTGGCGCGGGTGTTTTCCACCGATTTGCTGGAATTTGGCGAGTGGCAGGGCCTGTACCTGTTCGAATTCGGCCTGGCGGTGTTCGCGCTGGCCTGCGTGCTGGCGCTCAAGCTGCCGCCGAGCGATCGCTATCGCGTGTTCGAGCCGCTGGATTTCCTCACCTTCAGCCTGTTCGCGGCCGGTTCGGCCGGTCTGGCGGCGGTGCTCTCGCTGGGGCGGCTGTTGTGGTGGACCAGTACGCCGTGGCTGGGCGTGGTGCTTGCCGCCTCCATCGTGCTGCTGTGCACGGCAGCGTGGATCGAGCACAACCGCCGTAACCCGATGATCAACACGCGCTGGCTGGCAAGCGGCGACATGCTGCGGCTGGGCCTGGCGATTCTGCTGATCCGGCTGGTACTGTCCGAACAAAGCACTGGCGCGATAGGCTTTTTCCAGACCCTGGGACTGGCGAACACACAATTGCAGACCCTGTTCGCGCTGATGCTGTTGGGCGCGGTGGTGGGCGTGGCCGCGAGCGCGTGGCTGATCAATCCGGCGCGGGTGGCCGAGCATCTGATCATTGCGGTGGCCGCGATCTGCATCGGTTGCTTCATGGATGCCGATGCCACCAGCCTCACCCGGCCTGAGCAGATGTACGTCAGCCAGTTCCTGCTCGCGTTTGGCAGCACCTTCTTCATCGGCCCGGCAATGGTCGCGGGGCTGGGCCTGGTGATTGCGCAACCCGGCAATCTGATCAGCTTCGTGGTGCTGTTCGGCATGGCGCAGAACATGGGCGGCCTGCTCGGCAGCGCACTGCTCGGCACGGTGCAGGTGGTGCGGGAGAAATACCATTCCAGTCAGTTGGTCGAGCACCTGGTGTTGAGCGACCCGCAAGTGGCCGCGCGCGTGCAAGCATATGCAAGCCTGTATGGCCGCAGCATCGGCGACCCGGCGCTGCGCCAGGCCCAAGGCGTGCGTGCATTGGGCAGCGTGGCCACACGCGAAGCCAATGTGCTCGCCTATAACGACGTGTTTCTGTTGATCGGCTGCATCGCCATCGCCACCGGGCTATGGATCCTGTCCGTGCTGGTGTGGCGGCGTTATGTGCGCCCACCCGTGTCGCCCACCTCTTCCGCTTCCACTGTGCGCCCATGA
- the ubiE gene encoding bifunctional demethylmenaquinone methyltransferase/2-methoxy-6-polyprenyl-1,4-benzoquinol methylase UbiE — translation MSESPYTSGTTHFGFRDVAAKDKQKLVGEVFTSVARNYDLMNDLMSLGVHRAWKRYFVATAQVKPGDRVLDLAGGTGDIAVLLKERVGNEGAVVLGDINAGMLSVGRDRLTNRGLVAGFDYVQCNAEALPFPDQSFDLVTISFGLRNVTDKDAALREMYRVLKVGGQARVLEFSEVTAEWFKPIYDFHSFKILPKLGQLFARDADSYQYLAESIRKHPPQESLKGMMGDAGFARCHFNNLTGGIVAIHSGYKI, via the coding sequence ATGAGCGAATCTCCCTATACCTCCGGCACCACCCATTTCGGCTTTCGCGATGTCGCTGCCAAGGACAAGCAGAAGCTGGTCGGCGAAGTCTTCACCTCGGTCGCGCGCAACTACGACCTGATGAACGATCTGATGAGTCTGGGCGTGCACCGCGCGTGGAAACGCTACTTCGTGGCGACCGCGCAGGTGAAGCCGGGCGACCGCGTGCTGGATCTGGCCGGCGGTACCGGCGACATCGCGGTGCTGCTCAAGGAGCGTGTGGGCAATGAGGGCGCGGTGGTACTGGGCGACATCAACGCCGGCATGTTGTCGGTGGGCCGCGACCGGCTGACCAATCGCGGCCTGGTGGCTGGCTTCGACTACGTGCAATGCAATGCCGAGGCGCTGCCGTTCCCGGATCAAAGCTTCGATCTGGTGACCATCTCCTTCGGCCTGCGCAACGTCACCGATAAAGACGCCGCGCTGCGCGAGATGTATCGCGTGTTGAAGGTGGGCGGGCAGGCGCGCGTGCTGGAATTTTCCGAAGTCACCGCCGAGTGGTTCAAGCCGATCTACGACTTCCACTCGTTCAAGATTTTGCCCAAGTTGGGCCAGCTGTTCGCACGCGATGCCGACAGCTACCAGTACCTGGCCGAGAGCATTCGCAAGCATCCGCCGCAGGAATCGCTCAAGGGCATGATGGGCGATGCCGGATTTGCGCGTTGCCACTTCAATAATCTGACCGGCGGCATCGTGGCGATCCACTCCGGTTACAAGATCTGA
- a CDS encoding GGDEF domain-containing protein, translated as MRLYAGLSRVFPRSFSAKLLAVTFVGIHLPLLLLIVWLASQSELGGRPLWSVVIVALLATLAGTALTLSALYRLLAPLRIAADALDAYYADQRLPTLPEHGDDELGRLLRGINRSLRGIDAGMRDLKKHALFDSLTEALNRRGCEQAMLDSVTAAQREGWPFVLFVLDMDNLKTINDRFGHLAGDRVLVRLVESAYGWLGAQDWIGRWGGDEFLIGVHAGEDEATLKLNQWLSMLERDDADEAPLHVSAGSAVCEQGLDATELYRRADVAMYRAKFSGGRRLVRDGHDTPRSHPVT; from the coding sequence ATGCGCTTGTACGCAGGGCTGTCGCGCGTGTTTCCTCGCTCCTTCAGCGCCAAACTGCTGGCGGTGACCTTTGTCGGCATCCATTTGCCGCTGCTGTTGCTGATCGTCTGGCTGGCATCGCAAAGCGAGTTGGGCGGACGCCCGCTGTGGTCGGTGGTGATCGTGGCATTGCTGGCCACGCTGGCGGGCACCGCGCTGACGCTGTCTGCACTGTATCGCTTGCTCGCGCCACTTCGCATCGCCGCCGACGCGCTGGATGCGTACTACGCCGATCAACGCCTGCCCACGCTGCCCGAACATGGCGACGACGAGTTGGGGCGTTTGCTGCGCGGCATCAATCGCAGCCTGCGCGGTATCGATGCCGGCATGCGCGATCTCAAGAAGCACGCCTTGTTCGATTCGCTGACCGAGGCGTTGAACCGGCGCGGCTGCGAGCAGGCGATGCTGGATTCGGTCACCGCCGCGCAGCGCGAAGGCTGGCCGTTCGTGTTGTTCGTGCTGGACATGGACAACCTCAAGACGATCAACGACCGTTTCGGCCATCTGGCCGGTGACCGCGTGTTGGTGCGGCTGGTGGAATCGGCGTACGGCTGGCTCGGTGCGCAGGACTGGATCGGGCGTTGGGGCGGTGATGAATTTTTAATCGGCGTGCATGCCGGCGAAGACGAGGCCACGCTCAAACTCAATCAATGGCTGTCGATGCTCGAACGCGACGATGCCGACGAAGCGCCGCTGCATGTCAGCGCCGGCAGCGCGGTCTGCGAGCAGGGTCTGGATGCCACCGAGTTGTATCGACGCGCCGATGTGGCGATGTACCGCGCCAAGTTCT